In the genome of Oryzias melastigma strain HK-1 linkage group LG19, ASM292280v2, whole genome shotgun sequence, the window actaatatttttgtgagcaaaaatCATCTGACATTTCATAATTGATAATATCTATatcataacaaaaatatatttcatttttttgcttagaaaaaatcttaattaaaataaaaatagaaaggaattttctgttaatttttttgttgtagtggACTTTACTGNNNNNNNNNNNNNNNNNNNNNNNNNNNNNNNNNNNNNNNNNNNNNNNNNNNNNNNNNNNNNNNNNNNNNNNNNNNNNNNNNNNNNNNNNNNNNNNNNNNNNNNNNNNNNNNNNNNNNNNNNNNNNNNNNNNNNNNNNNNNNNNNNNNNNNNNNNNNNNNNNNNNNNNNNNNNNNNNNNNNNNNNNNNNNNNNNNNNNNNNNNNNNNNNNNNNNNNNNNNNNNNNNNNNNNNNNNNNNNNNNNNNNNNNNNNNNNNNNNNNNNNNNNNNNNNNNNNNNNNNNNNNNNNNNNNNNNNNNNNNNNNNNNNNNNNNNNNNNNNNNNNNNNNNNNNNNNNNNNNNNNNNNNNNNNNNNNNNNNNNgccaggtgagcagaagaagCTTAAACAAGGTTAGCTGTAAAACGAGCAGAACAGAGTTGATGACCGCTGCAGTAGAGTTTAGtgtcttttgtgtttaaacgAGTAACATTTTGAAGAGGGATTTTTCTAAACGTTATGgcgagaataactcatctattgttatttatttttttagaacgactacttgctgtattgaaagaatgtaaaatcGGTtgataattagttttttttatttttttccatgttaaaattgtgtggatcaaatttgcaACAGTGGGTAAACTAGGTACTTTTTTTGAACacatatcaatatttttgcatctttgactaatatttttgtgagcaaaaatCATCCGACATTTCATAATTGATAATATCTAtatcacaacaaaaatatatttcatttttttgcttaaaaaaaatcttaattaaaataaaaatagaaaggaattttctgttaattttttcTTGTAGTGGACTTTACTGAGTAAAGAAAGTTCTTTAACATGAATCAGAGCTCATTTCAAGCTAGTttagtttcttttgtttaatagaaaaaataaaattttattttgcaaatatttcaaaaaaatatttaatttgcaatACCTAAAATGTGtaactgaaaataaacatatatataagtataaataaatatatcccTCAAATTAGAATTTTGAGTAGTattttgtgttcacaaattGCTTTTTGTGCACGCAAAATACTACTTTGGGCACAGAAAATGCTAACCTTTGcacacaaaataataacaaaatgctaaagtcTGTGCATAAAACACTACTTTGTGTTCACAAAAGGCTTATTTCAGAGAATTGTATCAGTTTTTATGTAATGTTCAGGGTTCTGTATAAATCCTATAGAAGTGAGACAAAAACTTTGACTATAAAACCTGAGGACAGTAACGTGTTGCTTTGTCGCTACATGCAGAGCGAGTGACTTCACATCTGAAGTATCCGAGGTCACCGAGTTTATTATCAGGTAAACATCTGATCTTCATACAacagaaaaactcaacattCAGAGACAACGAAACTCAAATgtaaaggaaacaaaatgacaaataaaaagatgtCATTGCACTTTCATTTCCTAAATACATCTGAACATGCTCCAGAACTACATTCCCCCTCGTTTATTTGATCACACCGGGGCATTTCTTCCACTTTGATATTCACTGCAGCAGATTTTCacttaaagtaaatcaaactcCAGCTGCTTAAGAGTGAAGACTTTCAgattgaaaatgatgaaaactgaGCATCCATTAAACTTcagctccagttttttttttctgtcatccaTCACTAGAACATTTGTGCGACAGGATTGAGATTGAGCCTCTGATTTGATGTTCCAGCTAAAATCCTAAACTGAAAGGtgttaaagaaaacacacaaatttacacacatttattcAAACTGAGGTCGGATTATCAttctgctgaaaatgaaaaaaaaaaaagtttatttgggtaaaaacactttaattgaaCAGCTTTCCTCGTTTGGATTCTTTCTAAAAGATCCACTGAAACAAACTGTGCGTAACCATGGCGATAATTAAAATATACAGACAGTATGAACACTGTACAAACATGGCCATATATCAGCCACCTGTTATATAGaacactttcaaattaaaagccccAATacatttacagacattttaacaACCAAATGTTTGTAGGAAAACATCAATTTAATCGCTTTTCTGTAAAATCAACCGTTCTCTTCACGAAGAAGCTACATGGGAGTTTCAAAGTGCAGTTTGCTTGATTattacccccccacccccaactcTTTAGTCCACCTCTGACCTCCagatcacttcctgtttcctgttgtGGTGTCAAAGTGGAACCGGTTCCCACGTTTGTGCTGGATGATCCCGACAGTTTTCACCATGAAAGTTTggatttatgaagaaaaactgAGCAGCAAATCAAAAGAAAGCAGGAAGGCTGGTGAGTTTCTGGTATCAAAACAGGATCGTTGATCCCTCGCTCTTCCTCTGTGTGAAGATGAGAGGGCGAACATCGGCAACCGTCGTCTCTTTGTCCTCAAAAGAGGATCAGTTTTACAGGATATTCCAGGTCCATGAACAACACCCCCCTCAGCTGCAGAGACACTTTACACTGCTTAGTGTTAGTGGGAGTTCGGGGGCAAAAGGGCCTTTATGCATTTCGCTTTTTTAACTTTGTAGATAAAGATTCGTATTTCGTCCAGCTCCAATCTtggtccttaaaaaaaacacagaaacaaactaaTATAAGACTTTTGTTTAGCACACATACATATAGGATCtttataaaaaccaaaaactacCCTCTGAACCCTTTTATCTTCATCCTGGAATAATAACACTTCTCTTGACCAAAACCCAGTAAGAGCGACAAAGTGACTTCAGAAATATGAGACTGATTCACATTTATGATACatataaatgaaatgtttatggCATAAACTTAAGAAAacggttgatttttttttttaaatatgaaacctTTTGATAGAGGTTCacgtgacatttttttcaaaataaaagacatcctgtaccaAAAAGAATCGTCTCAATGCAGACAATGCAGTTGTGTAATGTTGGTGAtgatttaagaacaaatatttattttatttcatgtaacgctacgatggagtattaggaCCACCAACAAAAGCCAGTAACATTATGAAATTTAAATTGGTAAAATATGTCTCTGAGCTCATTCGTTTAAATGTGAAACTCCACATTACCAGCATTGAACCCCAGAAAGCCGGCTACACtaataatgatttgattttgagttgCCAAAAGGGTcacaatttctttgttttttacacctatctgtaaataaagttcaataaaatgCTTCACGTCTTTCATCTTTGACAATGgttcagaaaaacacacaactttggcgttttttctcgtaaatttatgacttttttctcataaatgtacgttttttaaagtcatagatttaagactttaaagtaataaattcaaGTGTCTTAAAGTTATtgatttaagattttaaagtaataaatttacgtgttttaaagtgacagatttaagactttaagcataaatttataataaagaaagtaataaatttagcctgaattttaaagtcataataaacaactttatttcttgtaatttaacagttaagactttaaatctcgtaaatttatgagttgTAAAAAATTTGCTTGTAAAATAGCCTCAATACTCCGCCGTTACCCATATAAGTATAaatctaacaaaacaaaattaaataagtgcTAATATATTGACTCGTTTGAGCCATAAGGCCCTCCTAACATCAtttaatttggtcaaaaatgtaaaaaagaaacatccatATAACCCGGTGCACCTCaagtatgaattctggttgtgacACGGTTTTGATTGTCTGTTCTACATGGTGctccaaaatctgtcaaaatgttttaactttactacaaaGTCAAAACGATAAAATGTTTGTtagagcattatgggtaatgtagtcaggatCCTCACAAAAGGATgtgctacttttctttttttaactttaacacttacttttaatgtacagttatttaaaaaaaaacacatttaaaggatTAAATCTCCTCCATTCATCTACtggaaaaatgtgctttattttggtgaatgtctaaaaaaaatccaaaaccttGGATTTAGAAAAATTGAGTTAACTGAGTTGCCTTTGTGGTTTTTGCTAAAACATGTGTGAGTAAATCCCAGACTCACCACTATACTTTTGGCCTGGTCGTCAGCAGCCTCCTGCATCAAGCTGGTCAGCTGACTGAGGTACTTCTGGTTCTCCTGCAGCAGGCGGGGGGCAGCGTCACTGAGGGGGAGACATGCAGAGACGTGAGGGTCACTTCTGTCTTTCAGAGTTCAAATTAAGAAggaaaaatcagataaaaaacaatgttatgaAAAGATTTGACAGCATCTAAATTGTGAGAAACAAAAACcaccaataaaatatttactttaagcttttttttcctcaagaaTTTCaggcatagaaaaaaaaacatccgtatattgaaaaatgtgcaaCGTTTTGCCTTATTGTGTGTTCTTACAGATCAGTGTGTTATTGTTGACATGGAGCAAAAAGTGAGTGTATTGGCTGAGATTAGTGTGAGCAAATACTAGAAATCACCAGAGCACCTGAAAGCAGCAATAGTGAGTTCTTCATGAAATCACATAAGTGCAGAAATTCCATGCAGTCCCTGAATGCACCACCTGCTGCAGCAAATTTGAGGATTAAATCTGCGAATTCCgcaaaataaagtcagaattaaatgttttggaCTAATTCTGGGATGGATGTTTGCGGTAGCCAAATGGGGAAGAAAGGTAGACgcttaaaaatcattttttgtaagTTTGGGACTCTGTAACAGAGAATGAACAATGTCTCTCCTGCCAAAGTGGCTAGAGATCCgcattttgttaatttagagcCCTGGGTGCAAACATGAGTGAGTTACCTGTCGTTTGGACCGGGCAGGGAGACGAGCGGATGGGGGGAGCTGACCGGCTGGGCCGACTGCGACCACTGAGAGACCTGCAGCAGGTTAGACGACTCCGGACTGACGGCGATGGAGTTCCGTGACGAGTTCTGGGCCTGAAGGACAGACGGACCACAGCTGtgaagatgatggatggactCTGAGTCGGAGATCATTAAGAGTTGCATGTGGAGGAGGATACAGACCTTCACATGTCCCCAGAGTATTCAATAACACATTCTGACTAGTATTTCTGTTGACTTCCttcatattttttgacaaatgaaataaaacatcttagttTGTCTGAATATCAGCCCTTCAAAATCAGCAAAGCTGGATTCTGGAATTGCACATGAACCTGTGAACCTCTGCAGGTAAATCCGTCGATCAGAACAATGAGAAATGCAGAGCCGCTTACACAGGCGATCTTGACTAGATGCCAGAACTCCCTCTGTCTCTTGATCTGCATCTGCATCACCGTGTTGTCGGCATCCTTTATGTTCTCCAAGGTTTTCTCAATGCGTGGGAACAAGTCAATGATCTTCTGTTTGCTAATCAGGATTTTACTGCGGAGgaaatcagatcagatcagatcaggatgaGGCAGCTTAAAGCTGGAAGTGCTGCTGCAGGGAGACATCTGAGACTTCCACCTGAGGTGGGTGTAGAGATCCTTCAGGACCTTGTCCTGGTTCTGGACCGTCTGGATGATGGCCTTCACCATCTCTGAGCTGTCACTTCTCACATCCGAGTCCGGTACTGAGAGAAACCAAAGCCGGTCAGAGAAAAACTTTTCAATCAACGAATTTAGAAAAAGTTGAAAGCTTTTCTTACTTTTGCATTTCAACTTTAGCTGTCTGTAGAGATCAATCgctttttcttctctgaaagaaaaaaggtcatttgaatttttaaatatcatttatatgatttaaaagatgttttttgaaGCAGCCACTCACAGCTGCTCCATCTTGTCTCCTTGGCGTCGAGCGTACGGACTCCTCTGAAGCTCCACGATCTCTGAGTGCAGAGCCATGATCTCATCGTCCAAATGACTCACCTCTGCCACCTGGAGGAACAACCTTTCCTTAACAACTTCACCGTTCCTCAGAAGTCATTTAGAGTCCAGGTACCTGTGCAAAAGCAGCCGCTCGCTCCTCGTTCTCCTGCCAGGCTTTCAGCATCTTTTCTGAGGCTTTGAGGAGAGAAAAGCCGCACATGTTTCAGGGCTCTAACAGCTCGTCTACGCTCCAGAAACCAGAGCAAACACTCACAGATTCCATAGTGCATCTGGTCGCTGTACTTCTCCAGGTCGTACTGAATGCTGCTCTTGAAGAAGTCCAGCTTGGCTTTGAGCTGCTGGGAGAAGCCGAACATGCTGTTCTTACAGCGGGTCAGGTTGGTGTTGTAGCGCAGGAGGCTCAACCTGCAGGAGGACGAGGATGAGGGATGAAGACGGGCTCAGACATGGCTAGGTAAATTATTGATCTGGTGAATAGTAtttctaaagggttaaaatgtgttttagggTAAAAAAGCTAAAGTGGATTCACATCCAACGATTAAAAACCTTATGTTTAGATATTCAAGGTGTTTGAGAATCCATAACGGATGTTGTCTGCATTTGTCATTATTCTGTTGGTGTTTTCTAGTGTAAACGTTTCACAAATGCAGCGCCCTGAACATTCTTTAGACACTCCAGATATTTCAGCaggtttaaagttgttttaacttctctttCCAGGCTTTTCTTGAAATCAGCTCAATTTTCTGTTTCACTAAGAGCTAGGATccagaaataaggaaattaatattaaaatgagttaaaatcTTTATACTCCAGActcttgacaatagaaaaacttgatttaacactcaaaaagcctaaaattactctgtaattttttggtttaatcttttttaaatattcattgttCATTATTATGGAAACAAGTATTGAGATTTATCCTCTTAGACTAAGTggtagttttatattttatgaggatttattaagatgggCCAAGTTGTACTAAGATGGtattttaatttagttcatattttgttctaaaatgagtaaTTTCCACATATAACACTAGCTTTTGTCTCAAAATTAACTATaattaggtttaaaaactcaaaaatacaaattgtttgcttaaaactagcaaaaaaataaattttattggGTTGTGCAACaataaatttaaagtaattctgatagttgcttttttaatctcatttttcactttttaagtgCTTGTTGAAACTCTGTTTCTGGATTTTGACATGTAATTAGAAGATTACTTGATAATTAAAATGACTTGCTGCGAGGACCAATACGCTGACtgcttttttagtgtttttattttttgcaggtGTAGTTTTAAACCTAACCTTTTCCAGCtcttattaaaagaaaaaaaacgttttgtgcTGCTTCTCTGAAATGGTATTGTGGTATTTCCCTTTAAGAAAATAACATGTAGCTTCTGTTTTACATGTTTCTGTCTGTAGCTATCTAGTTTATTTCTCCCCTTTTAAATGCTTGTATGGAACTCTGTTTCGAGATTTTGATTTCTCAATAGATTAAGATTTCTTGTTAAGCAAAAATGACATGCTGTGTGCACAGATAATGTTACTTAATATGTTCTTAATATCATCGTTCTCTTCCTATgtttagaccaggagtctgccacctgcagctccagatctaCATGTGACtcttgatcttttatgagttaaaaagcacatattatcttatgctgcacaactaTTGGTTAATAGCTGCCCAGAGCtgaactgagatgatcctgtttggcacagagcattttctattttgaaaataagttactttagcttctgtcaaatggaaaaaagaaaaacaaacattttgagagatgttagggttcttttttatatttttgcttttgtctgtgCCAAAAAATGgacataattcacatttattataaaaaaaagagggtcatgaatgtaaatccaaatttcttaaaggttaaagtaagactgTACGGcttcttctaggttttgatcagtagaaaatagagctgccacgattagtcgactaatcgactattaaaatagttgacagctaatttaatagtcgattagtcgttatggTATATATATGTAGTCTGAATGTAGTAATGAGGAAAGTTATATcagcattctgatagctttttggactatttgggcatttattaatgtttttatgctattttggagtttagttaatatttcagccacatgctagctattttggctaatttagtatttttttcagtttttttaggctattttggaatgcAACTAAATTTTGAGCAgggtttcagcttcagcgtttatagctatcaatttcagcatcttcatttatcagcactagcatcttcagcagcaaaattcagcttacagcattcacactattgcaggtaatgctatatctaatttttagttagtttaaaggtaatgatggttaagatgtgtgctttacatccagtttgcgcatgacctgattagtcgactaatctaaaaaactaatctgtgattagtcgactattaaaacaatcgtttgtagcagctctagtagaaaacgagcccaaatggctgttttactgttaaaggttgccgaccctgGTTTAGGGTGAAAACCGCTCAAACGTCCTCAGGTCCAGTGAAAACTGAAGACATCTGCTGCCACTCACATGGCAGCTCTCTGTCCTTGGAAGAGTCTGCAGTAATCATCCTTCAGGCCGCAGATGTAGCTCACCGCTTCCCCCCACACCTTCTTCAGCACCACCAGAGGCAGCTGTGTTTTGGGATCTTGAACTGCAAAGGAAATTGGACAAATGAAACATCTGCGGCGTTCGATCCCATCAGCAGCAGTTTAGAGGATGACCTCACCTATAGTGTTGACCTTCTCAGGCAGCCATCTGGCAGTGAAGGGGCCAGAATACTTGGTGAGgcttttatcaaataaatacacGACGTAGCTATCCCATCCTCTCTGGAACACAGAACGCCATCAGTCAGGAAGAACTTCAGgaaaaactgagctttttatgGAATTTACtgattaaacatgtttaataagGAAGGAGCTATTCCAGATACAGATATTCGTTCAGAGTATCAAACTgttcagattttatttgttttcctgaaaaagaaacaaagatgtGTAAGTTGGACGCACCACTCCGTCTAAGGCGCACTGTGCGGCAGGTTTCCTGGGATCCAGAGACACGCCCGTCTCGTGCAGAAGCTCCTGGTTGACCACCTCGATCTTGGTCTCTCCTTCGATTCTCTTCTGCAGACTGTGGAGACTCTCGTCTGGAGTGAGCTGGAAAGAGTGGACCTTAGCGGTGGTCATGTTCAGAATGTGGACCACCTGCAGAGACAACAGCGATTTAAACACAAGCAGAGGGAAAACTGAATTTAGTGAGGATTAAAGATGGTTTCTCAAAATCTGAATTATTCCCATTCAAAGAAGTCACCGTGCATGAATGGGAAAGCTCACCTTCATGCTGAGGATCTGCTCAAGCACTTCAAAGCACATCGGCTTCTTGGTGTCAGAGTTGACTTTGCCCCCCCTCTGGACTGGATCCCACTTTAACATCAGCTGAAGCAGAGTCTCCATGGGCTCCAGCAGAGTCCTGTACATGAGAGAGAGACCCACCACAGTTCACTGTCAGCATCTATTTAACTGACTAGGACGAACAGAAAACACGAGTTATCAAAGAGCTAACCTGCTGAGGTTGTTGGGGTAGGGGAGGCGAGTGGAGAACTTGACTTCACCGTTCAGGTCCTCTACAGCCATGATGTCCTTTGGACCTTTATTCTTCACCTTGCTGGCCCTGAGGAGAgaacaaagaataaaatcacaCACTTCTGATATTAGCATTTGTGGCATAGATTgcctttttttgcagaaaaatcaaatcactatttgaaaaaagaattgTTGAAGAAAGCAATACTGGCAGTGTATACattgcacaaaaacagaaattgaaaaacacacaagtgtACTGAAAAATCCAGGTTAGTTGAAAACCATAAGCACTGAGACTTAAAAGAAGAGAGACTTGTAAAATTGCAGTGgtaaaaaaccctgaaaaatgcctaaaatggtgtaaattcaaacaaattctaattgatagggctttacagtcctcaaaccacaaacacccggcgcctctgaatcagcgtcactttcagaacaaatgtttccacaatctgagtctgaagacagaattgtggaccttgaaatatcgccgctatcgctagctccgacacgcaaaggagaagccatcatGCTATGTTTACCCCTGGTTACGTCACACGCaacacgtgaccaaaacggagctctttacccggaagagacaggtttgccaaatttggccgcaaaaatgccgttttatttcaatatttcttgctcaaaacacaccaaaacatttggaaatggtaaatataaggcgaaatacagttaacaccgaaaatgactgAAGAGGCTTTTCAATGCATTTCAATGGGAAAAGTTGCAGCAATTTTGTTGAATTgctgaaaaacaacaagttgcAGAAGAGATTTCAGGAGAGAGCAATAATGTCCTCaataagctgaacattttgatacttgaATGACAAAAATTGGAT includes:
- the chuk gene encoding inhibitor of nuclear factor kappa-B kinase subunit alpha, whose amino-acid sequence is MAAMEKPPFRQNVNCGDWEMKERLGMGGFAHVYLYQHRETNEKLAVKMCRLELTPRNRDRWSREIQIMKKLNHINVVTAQDVPEEIEIIAFHDLPLLAMEYCSKGDLRKVLSKPENCCGLKESEVLSLLSDVGSGIQYLHENKIIHRDLKPENIVLQEINGKLVHKIIDLGYAKDLDQGSLCTSFVGTLQYLAPELFENKPYTVTVDYWSFGTMIFECSCGFRPFLHNLQPVQWASKVKNKGPKDIMAVEDLNGEVKFSTRLPYPNNLSRTLLEPMETLLQLMLKWDPVQRGGKVNSDTKKPMCFEVLEQILSMKVVHILNMTTAKVHSFQLTPDESLHSLQKRIEGETKIEVVNQELLHETGVSLDPRKPAAQCALDGVRGWDSYVVYLFDKSLTKYSGPFTARWLPEKVNTIVQDPKTQLPLVVLKKVWGEAVSYICGLKDDYCRLFQGQRAAMLSLLRYNTNLTRCKNSMFGFSQQLKAKLDFFKSSIQYDLEKYSDQMHYGISSEKMLKAWQENEERAAAFAQVAEVSHLDDEIMALHSEIVELQRSPYARRQGDKMEQLEEKAIDLYRQLKLKCKIPDSDVRSDSSEMVKAIIQTVQNQDKVLKDLYTHLSKILISKQKIIDLFPRIEKTLENIKDADNTVMQMQIKRQREFWHLVKIACAQNSSRNSIAVSPESSNLLQVSQWSQSAQPVSSPHPLVSLPGPNDSDAAPRLLQENQKYLSQLTSLMQEAADDQAKSIVDQDWSWTKYESLSTKLKKRNA